A portion of the Micromonospora vinacea genome contains these proteins:
- a CDS encoding sensor histidine kinase, producing the protein MAAGPDPANGAVSNHRRRRFDVRVVPHRRRSPFRLRDWRMSTKLATVLLVPSMAFLLLAGVQTSTLVGRTTALNDFSSQVGIGRQITAAVHQLQEERDRSAGELGELRKGGDRQATANDLKPLQAATDKAIVELSRAAEPLADADASWRVAFSEALETYDQVVDIRSAIPPAVLSTETILGNYHRAVGALLDLLAEPTPGQNQPALNDAVLRYVQLARVKELSSRVRAQLYAAARAGGYGTEDRVTLADLRGQQLTALGAFRVAATSEQIRRYDETSVSPMFLIATGLEERSLSSGGASPQVLPSEQWWSASQQRQELLRQLEAGVLDDAVRQAEEASADQLRTTLLVVGGVVTVLLAALLISLLIGRSVARSMRMLRSQALQIAQVELPDALDRLKTVTGGVPRIDVAPAVVRSLDEIGELAEAFVAVHRSAVTVAVEQALMRRNVNAMFVNLARRSQVLVERQLELLDDLEREESDPDQLENLFKLDHLAARMRRNDESLLVLAGTDSTRRWNRPVGLGAVLLAAAAEIEQYQRVRIESVADVHVVGHAVGELVHLLAELLENATAFSRPDTVVVVTARVEAGAALIEIVDRGLGMSPTALVQANEVLASPPAADVAAVERMGLFVVSHLAARLGVRVRLDGGEDGLVARLALPAVLLAPAGTVELDAPPSARMLAASAARGLVPQSGAGREAAAPMPGVVARDLPVAGRPPGVGVPRQGRPMPVRAEDVLTPAGGRGAGGGWYSRQGPTAPAVPAPAAPPSIPVTAGTNERGLPVRVPMAQLSAVTRSAQPMTAPTRTDPDPEAVGGMLSRLYSGVRRAEAEDTTEIPVPPSGGHDEGGRRQ; encoded by the coding sequence GTGGCGGCAGGTCCCGACCCGGCGAACGGCGCGGTGTCGAACCATCGCCGACGCCGCTTCGACGTCCGAGTCGTTCCGCATCGACGGCGGTCGCCGTTCCGTCTGCGCGACTGGCGGATGAGCACGAAGCTCGCCACGGTGCTGTTGGTGCCGTCGATGGCGTTCCTCCTGCTCGCCGGGGTGCAGACCAGCACGCTGGTGGGGCGGACGACGGCGTTGAACGACTTCTCCAGTCAGGTCGGCATCGGCCGGCAGATCACCGCGGCGGTGCACCAGCTCCAGGAGGAGCGCGACCGCTCCGCGGGGGAGCTGGGTGAGCTGCGGAAGGGTGGTGACCGGCAGGCCACGGCGAACGACCTGAAGCCGTTGCAGGCGGCCACCGACAAGGCCATCGTGGAGCTCAGCCGGGCCGCCGAGCCACTGGCGGACGCGGACGCGTCCTGGCGGGTCGCCTTCTCCGAGGCGTTGGAGACGTACGACCAGGTGGTCGACATCCGCTCGGCGATTCCGCCGGCGGTGCTCAGCACCGAGACCATCCTGGGCAACTACCACCGGGCCGTCGGGGCGCTGCTCGACCTGCTCGCCGAGCCGACACCGGGTCAGAACCAGCCGGCGTTGAACGACGCGGTGCTGCGCTACGTCCAGCTGGCCCGGGTCAAGGAACTCTCCTCCCGGGTGCGGGCCCAGCTCTACGCCGCCGCCCGCGCGGGTGGGTACGGCACCGAGGACCGGGTGACCCTGGCCGACCTGCGCGGTCAGCAGCTCACCGCGCTCGGCGCGTTCCGGGTGGCCGCGACCAGCGAGCAGATCCGCCGCTACGACGAGACGTCGGTGTCGCCGATGTTCCTGATCGCCACCGGGTTGGAGGAGCGCAGCCTGTCCTCCGGCGGCGCGTCGCCGCAGGTGCTGCCCTCGGAGCAGTGGTGGTCGGCCAGCCAGCAGCGTCAGGAGCTGCTGCGCCAGCTTGAGGCGGGCGTGCTCGACGACGCGGTGCGGCAGGCCGAGGAGGCCAGCGCTGATCAGCTGCGGACGACCCTGCTGGTCGTCGGCGGGGTCGTCACGGTCCTGCTGGCCGCCCTGCTCATCTCGTTGCTCATCGGACGGTCGGTCGCCCGGTCGATGCGGATGCTGCGCAGCCAGGCGCTGCAGATCGCCCAGGTGGAGTTGCCGGACGCCCTGGATCGCCTGAAGACCGTCACCGGCGGGGTGCCGCGCATCGACGTGGCGCCGGCGGTGGTCCGCTCGCTCGACGAGATCGGTGAGCTGGCCGAAGCGTTCGTCGCGGTGCACCGCAGCGCGGTCACGGTCGCCGTGGAGCAGGCGTTGATGCGGCGCAACGTCAACGCGATGTTCGTCAACCTGGCCCGCCGCAGCCAGGTGCTGGTGGAGCGTCAGCTGGAGCTGCTGGACGACCTGGAGCGCGAGGAGAGCGACCCGGACCAGCTGGAGAACCTGTTCAAGCTGGATCACCTGGCCGCCCGGATGCGCCGTAACGACGAGAGTCTGCTGGTGCTCGCCGGCACCGACTCGACCCGCCGGTGGAACCGGCCGGTCGGCCTCGGTGCGGTGCTGCTGGCCGCCGCCGCCGAGATCGAGCAGTACCAGCGGGTCCGGATCGAGTCGGTGGCCGACGTGCACGTGGTCGGGCACGCCGTCGGCGAGTTGGTGCACCTGCTGGCCGAGCTGTTGGAGAACGCCACTGCCTTCTCCCGCCCGGACACGGTCGTGGTGGTCACCGCCCGGGTCGAGGCGGGTGCTGCGCTGATCGAGATCGTCGACCGGGGTCTGGGCATGAGCCCGACGGCGCTGGTGCAGGCGAACGAGGTGCTGGCCAGCCCTCCGGCCGCGGACGTCGCGGCGGTGGAGCGGATGGGACTCTTCGTGGTCAGTCACCTGGCGGCCCGGTTGGGCGTCCGGGTGCGGTTGGACGGCGGTGAGGACGGCCTGGTCGCCCGGCTCGCCCTGCCCGCGGTGTTGCTGGCTCCGGCGGGCACCGTGGAGTTGGACGCGCCCCCGTCGGCGCGGATGCTGGCGGCGAGTGCGGCGCGGGGGTTGGTTCCGCAGTCCGGGGCAGGCCGGGAGGCCGCCGCCCCGATGCCGGGCGTCGTGGCGCGGGACCTGCCGGTGGCCGGTCGCCCGCCGGGCGTCGGTGTGCCGCGTCAGGGCCGCCCGATGCCGGTGCGCGCCGAGGACGTGTTGACCCCGGCCGGTGGTCGTGGAGCCGGCGGGGGCTGGTATTCGCGGCAGGGCCCGACCGCGCCGGCGGTGCCCGCCCCGGCGGCTCCGCCGAGCATTCCGGTGACCGCCGGCACCAATGAGCGGGGATTGCCGGTGCGGGTGCCGATGGCGCAGTTGAGCGCTGTCACCCGTTCGGCACAACCGATGACGGCACCGACCCGCACCGACCCGGACCCGGAGGCGGTCGGCGGCATGCTCTCGCGGCTCTACAGCGGAGTACGGCGCGCCGAGGCTGAGGACACCACCGAGATACCCGTGCCACCGTCCGGGGGGCACGACGAAGGGGGACGACGACAGTGA
- a CDS encoding FGGY family carbohydrate kinase — protein sequence MNILALDLGTSSVRGLVLDADTQPLPGALARRKVDLAIGDDGTGTLSGRDYLASLVECLDELAESGHLHDVGLVAVSAQWHSVLPLDRDGAPLGPVVTWLDTRPAPVGRTAGPADPDGFHQRTGCWWHRSYWSMRLPWLREQSGTPIARFVGLPEYVLGELLDTAPMSISQASGTGLLDLRTLRWDEEALTLAEARPAELPPLGELDWHGRLRVDLARRWPQLAQARWSPPVGDGGASNVGSGCVDPSRAAVTVGTSAAVRLMQRIPAGEPMPRLPERLWRYRVDHDHVVTGAAYANGGNLFAWADRELRLPRGAELDAALALVPAGGGRPANPRFGGDRAPGLAPAGSGEVRGLSFSTTSVDILAGLMQGLCELVAGDLGVLESTIDKPVGVVLGGGAVAASVWWRQAFATALAPRPVSHQRNPEIGATGAALVALGRFGDAIGLADIGRTDELVLPTTAGRSHPQYPS from the coding sequence ATGAACATTCTCGCGCTCGACCTGGGCACCTCCTCGGTACGCGGGCTGGTGCTGGACGCGGACACCCAGCCGCTGCCCGGTGCCCTGGCCCGCCGCAAGGTCGACCTCGCCATCGGTGATGACGGCACCGGCACGCTGTCCGGTCGGGACTATCTGGCGAGCCTGGTCGAGTGCCTGGACGAGCTGGCCGAATCGGGGCACCTGCACGACGTCGGCCTGGTGGCGGTCTCCGCCCAGTGGCACTCGGTGCTTCCGCTGGACCGCGACGGCGCCCCGTTGGGTCCGGTGGTCACCTGGTTGGACACCCGGCCCGCCCCGGTCGGGCGCACCGCCGGGCCGGCGGACCCGGATGGCTTCCACCAGCGCACCGGCTGCTGGTGGCACCGCTCGTACTGGTCGATGCGGTTGCCCTGGTTGCGTGAGCAGTCCGGCACGCCGATCGCCCGGTTCGTCGGTCTGCCCGAGTACGTGCTGGGCGAGCTGCTCGACACGGCGCCCATGTCGATCTCCCAGGCCTCCGGGACCGGCCTGCTGGACCTGCGCACCCTGCGCTGGGACGAGGAGGCGTTGACGTTGGCCGAGGCGCGACCGGCGGAGCTGCCGCCGCTGGGTGAGCTGGACTGGCACGGCCGGCTGCGGGTCGACCTGGCGCGTCGGTGGCCGCAGTTGGCGCAGGCCCGGTGGTCACCGCCGGTGGGCGACGGTGGGGCGTCGAACGTCGGCTCGGGCTGCGTCGACCCGAGCCGGGCCGCCGTCACAGTGGGCACCTCGGCGGCCGTACGGCTGATGCAGCGGATCCCGGCCGGCGAGCCGATGCCCCGCCTACCCGAACGGTTGTGGCGTTACCGGGTCGACCACGACCACGTGGTGACCGGGGCTGCGTACGCCAACGGCGGCAACCTCTTCGCCTGGGCGGACCGGGAGCTGCGGTTGCCCCGGGGCGCCGAGCTGGACGCGGCGCTGGCGTTGGTGCCGGCGGGCGGCGGCCGACCGGCGAACCCCCGCTTCGGTGGTGACCGGGCGCCCGGGCTGGCGCCGGCGGGCAGCGGTGAGGTGCGGGGCCTGAGCTTCAGCACCACCTCGGTCGACATCCTGGCAGGGCTGATGCAGGGGCTGTGTGAGCTGGTCGCCGGGGATCTCGGGGTGCTGGAGTCCACCATCGACAAACCCGTCGGCGTGGTGCTGGGTGGCGGTGCGGTGGCCGCCTCGGTGTGGTGGCGGCAGGCCTTCGCCACCGCGCTCGCACCGCGGCCGGTGTCGCATCAACGCAACCCGGAGATCGGCGCCACCGGTGCCGCGTTGGTGGCGCTGGGGCGCTTCGGTGACGCGATCGGGCTCGCCGACATCGGCCGGACGGACGAGCTGGTTTTACCGACCACGGCAGGACGTTCCCACCCGCAGTATCCTTCCTGA